From a region of the Aeoliella mucimassa genome:
- a CDS encoding DUF6580 family putative transport protein: MRRQLQINSDHLVFVLLVAIAVVGRLGRLDWNFTPLAAVALLAGCYFRNRFVAALVPLTALAITDLTQPSHYSGWVLASVWGCMMVPAMLGPWLRKASSKLQVATRGVTSALLPATIFFLVTNLVVWAVGPVAGSPFQFGSDLAGLATVYAAGIPFYLKMLAGDLFYVTTLFGAFAIATGGFRAWNETAQGAG; the protein is encoded by the coding sequence GTGCGACGTCAACTGCAAATCAACAGCGATCACTTGGTATTTGTGCTCTTGGTAGCGATTGCCGTGGTGGGGCGTTTGGGACGACTCGATTGGAATTTCACTCCGCTAGCGGCTGTCGCGCTGCTGGCCGGATGTTACTTCCGCAATCGATTCGTTGCCGCGCTGGTACCGCTTACCGCGCTGGCCATTACCGATCTCACTCAACCAAGCCATTACAGCGGCTGGGTACTGGCCTCGGTTTGGGGCTGCATGATGGTGCCCGCGATGCTGGGCCCCTGGCTCCGCAAGGCCAGCAGCAAGCTGCAAGTCGCCACGCGTGGTGTCACCAGTGCATTGCTGCCAGCGACGATCTTCTTCCTGGTAACCAACTTGGTGGTGTGGGCAGTTGGCCCCGTTGCTGGTTCGCCCTTCCAGTTTGGTAGCGACCTGGCTGGTTTGGCCACCGTGTACGCGGCTGGTATTCCCTTCTACCTGAAGATGCTGGCCGGCGACCTGTTCTACGTCACCACGCTGTTCGGTGCGTTCGCCATCGCCACTGGCGGGTTTCGTGCTTGGAACGAAACCGCTCAAGGCGCTGGCTAA
- a CDS encoding 3-hydroxyacyl-CoA dehydrogenase NAD-binding domain-containing protein yields MADTRFTTLDFPQPGIARLSLHHPDHSLNILSQAMLGEIAGHLDALADRTDLMGLVIVSGKPAGFIAGADLKEFAASIDEPAEVIRQFSRHGQLLLQRLSKLKMVTVVAIDGICVGGGTELSVWCDRRVVTDNPKTQIGFPEVKLGLFPGWGGTARTPRIVGLANAVEMVTSGKNVSGAEAFAMGLADDIVSASGDVASKLMEAAVRVVMADQASGEYLANREKWASEIPINEAELAFLGATALGVIQQETKGHYPAPLVALEVLLEGALLDIDAACELESERFTPLFGSPVNRGLLNVFFLTDFNKDGIGSDKKQLAANSVGVAGAGTMGQGIAAVSLRRGVRVSLADNRAEALLAAEKAVLSEAAFDRETKSASTDKVLELTPELDMTPHVTDLAACDLVVEAVVENLEIKQQLLQQIEAAAGDETILCSNTSTIPISLLAKGLTHPERFCGLHFFNPVRKMPLVEVIRGSESSPATIERAAAFARKLGKSPVVVNDGPGFLVNRLLLPYMNEAAVLLTEKVPLKAIESAAKEFGMPMGPIELHDVIGLDVCLHAGRVLRDAFSDRVIDTPMVDKLVSNDRLGQKNGRGFYDWQKDKKGRWKKQPSDVVSEFVAALATDTEPPGDLVDRLMLPMLVEATRALEEGIAADVRDIDLALIFGIGFPPFRGGLFFWADTVGAAAIVEKLAHFHTLGKRYEVTKLLEQKARDGSKFYE; encoded by the coding sequence ATGGCGGATACACGGTTTACGACGCTCGACTTCCCGCAACCTGGCATTGCTCGGCTATCGTTGCATCATCCCGATCACAGCCTGAATATCTTGTCGCAGGCCATGCTCGGCGAGATCGCCGGGCACCTTGATGCGCTGGCCGATCGGACCGACTTGATGGGGCTGGTGATTGTGAGCGGCAAGCCTGCCGGGTTTATCGCGGGTGCCGACCTCAAGGAGTTTGCCGCCTCGATTGATGAGCCGGCTGAAGTGATTCGTCAGTTCAGTCGCCATGGTCAGCTGTTGTTGCAGCGATTGTCGAAACTCAAGATGGTAACAGTCGTCGCCATCGATGGCATCTGCGTCGGCGGTGGAACCGAGCTGTCTGTTTGGTGCGATCGTCGTGTCGTGACCGACAACCCGAAGACGCAAATCGGGTTCCCCGAGGTCAAGCTGGGACTCTTCCCCGGCTGGGGAGGCACCGCCCGCACGCCGAGAATTGTGGGACTGGCCAACGCGGTCGAGATGGTTACCAGCGGCAAGAATGTTAGCGGTGCCGAAGCGTTTGCCATGGGACTGGCCGACGACATCGTGTCGGCTTCGGGCGACGTCGCCAGCAAATTAATGGAAGCCGCTGTACGGGTTGTCATGGCCGATCAGGCATCGGGCGAGTACTTGGCCAATCGTGAGAAGTGGGCGAGCGAGATTCCGATCAACGAGGCCGAACTCGCTTTTCTCGGGGCGACCGCCTTGGGGGTGATTCAGCAAGAGACCAAAGGCCATTACCCTGCCCCGCTCGTCGCGCTCGAGGTATTGCTCGAAGGTGCCTTGCTCGACATCGACGCGGCTTGCGAATTGGAGTCGGAGCGATTCACCCCGCTGTTTGGTTCCCCGGTAAATCGTGGGCTGCTGAATGTGTTCTTCCTGACCGACTTCAACAAAGATGGTATCGGCAGCGACAAGAAACAACTGGCGGCCAACAGCGTGGGAGTTGCGGGTGCGGGGACCATGGGGCAAGGCATTGCTGCAGTGAGTCTCCGCCGAGGAGTACGGGTGAGTCTAGCAGACAATCGCGCCGAGGCCTTACTCGCAGCAGAGAAAGCGGTGCTCAGCGAGGCTGCGTTCGATCGCGAGACAAAGTCGGCCAGCACCGATAAAGTGCTGGAGCTCACGCCGGAGCTTGATATGACTCCGCACGTTACTGATCTGGCCGCTTGCGACTTGGTGGTGGAAGCAGTGGTCGAGAATCTTGAAATCAAGCAGCAACTGTTGCAGCAGATCGAAGCCGCCGCAGGTGACGAAACAATCTTGTGTTCGAACACTTCGACCATCCCGATCAGTTTGCTGGCCAAAGGGCTTACGCACCCCGAGCGATTCTGTGGTTTGCACTTCTTCAATCCGGTGCGAAAGATGCCGCTGGTGGAGGTGATTCGCGGCAGTGAGAGTTCGCCGGCGACGATCGAACGTGCGGCTGCCTTTGCGCGGAAGCTTGGTAAGTCGCCAGTGGTGGTAAACGATGGGCCAGGATTCCTGGTGAATCGGCTATTGCTGCCGTACATGAACGAAGCCGCGGTGTTGCTCACAGAAAAGGTGCCGCTCAAAGCGATTGAATCGGCCGCCAAGGAGTTTGGCATGCCGATGGGACCCATCGAACTGCACGACGTGATCGGTCTGGATGTCTGTTTGCACGCGGGGCGGGTGCTTCGCGATGCTTTTAGCGACCGCGTGATCGACACGCCGATGGTCGATAAGCTGGTGTCGAACGATCGCCTCGGCCAGAAGAACGGGCGAGGCTTCTACGACTGGCAAAAAGATAAGAAAGGCCGGTGGAAGAAACAGCCAAGCGATGTGGTCAGCGAGTTTGTTGCCGCGCTTGCAACGGATACCGAACCACCAGGCGATCTGGTCGATCGCTTGATGTTACCGATGCTGGTCGAAGCGACTCGAGCCTTGGAAGAAGGAATTGCGGCCGACGTTCGCGACATCGATCTCGCTTTGATCTTCGGCATTGGTTTTCCACCTTTCCGCGGCGGGCTTTTTTTCTGGGCCGACACTGTTGGTGCGGCGGCGATCGTCGAAAAATTGGCCCACTTCCACACTCTTGGCAAACGCTATGAGGTAACAAAGTTACTCGAACAGAAGGCTCGAGACGGCAGCAAGTTTTACGAATAG
- a CDS encoding thiolase family protein has product MPTPVVIDACRTAIGRSHAELGLYRYVRGDDLATSVVQAVVERTGIDPAAIEDVIVGNVKQQGEQGLNMGRMVALMADLPMATGGATVNRLCGSSLQALNQACHSIIAKAEDVQIVAGTEHMHHLPMDAGVDLNPRLFHRTSKGALLMGVTAEFLAQSRGITREEQDAFALDSHSKAVAAYEQGAFDAEIVAVWGRDEQGNRIQAIRDQSVRDDTSLEALAQLKPAFMPGLGTVTAGNSSPLNDGAAALLVMSEQRAGELGLKPMAKVLATAVAGVEPAVMGTGPVPAVKKVLARSGLSLDDIDLFELNEAFAAQSLACIRELELPLEKVNVHGGAIAIGHPLGASGARIATTLLHAMQRRDATYGIATMCIGLGQGIATLFERVG; this is encoded by the coding sequence ATGCCTACACCTGTTGTTATCGATGCTTGTCGCACAGCGATCGGTCGATCGCATGCGGAACTAGGTTTGTATCGCTACGTGCGCGGCGACGACCTAGCGACGTCGGTCGTGCAGGCAGTTGTTGAGCGGACAGGCATTGACCCCGCAGCGATCGAAGACGTGATCGTCGGCAACGTGAAGCAACAGGGAGAGCAGGGGCTCAACATGGGGCGGATGGTCGCACTGATGGCCGACCTGCCGATGGCGACCGGCGGCGCAACCGTGAATCGACTCTGCGGTAGTAGTTTGCAGGCGCTCAACCAGGCTTGCCATTCGATCATCGCCAAGGCGGAAGACGTGCAGATCGTCGCGGGCACCGAGCACATGCATCACTTGCCAATGGATGCTGGTGTGGATCTCAACCCTCGGTTGTTCCATCGCACCAGCAAAGGGGCACTCTTGATGGGTGTTACGGCTGAGTTCCTTGCGCAGTCGCGCGGCATTACTCGTGAAGAACAGGATGCGTTCGCGCTCGATAGTCACTCGAAAGCAGTCGCTGCGTATGAGCAAGGTGCTTTCGATGCGGAGATCGTTGCAGTCTGGGGACGCGATGAACAAGGCAATCGCATTCAAGCGATTCGCGATCAGTCGGTCCGCGACGATACCAGCCTCGAAGCCCTTGCGCAGTTGAAGCCAGCCTTCATGCCTGGGTTGGGTACCGTGACCGCGGGAAATAGTTCGCCACTGAACGATGGGGCGGCTGCTTTGTTGGTGATGAGTGAGCAACGCGCTGGTGAGCTCGGGCTAAAGCCGATGGCAAAAGTATTAGCCACGGCAGTTGCCGGCGTGGAACCAGCGGTGATGGGTACTGGACCCGTACCGGCAGTGAAGAAGGTGCTCGCCCGCAGTGGACTGTCGCTCGACGACATTGATTTGTTTGAACTCAACGAAGCGTTTGCGGCTCAATCGTTGGCTTGCATTCGCGAGCTTGAGCTTCCACTGGAAAAAGTGAACGTGCATGGCGGGGCCATTGCCATTGGTCATCCACTCGGGGCCAGTGGGGCGCGAATCGCGACCACGTTGCTACACGCGATGCAGCGAAGAGATGCGACGTATGGCATCGCGACCATGTGCATTGGGCTAGGGCAGGGCATCGCGACGCTCTTCGAGCGGGTCGGCTAA
- a CDS encoding DUF4430 domain-containing protein, giving the protein MNDTPPNTPNADAPASQSWRIAIALFVVLVALVLTRWWMPDDSTVVDGDHPSDVAAEETDNPELGVTFAATGVEGLPREVCIAVGEEKISVFAALEQVQAVEPAWYFTYQGSGKMTMVTEIAGFSNEGNTGSNWTYEINGEMAPRSVGEMQVGRGDRVLWNFGTYE; this is encoded by the coding sequence ATGAACGACACTCCCCCCAACACCCCCAATGCCGACGCGCCTGCCTCTCAAAGTTGGCGGATCGCCATCGCATTATTTGTGGTTCTCGTGGCTTTGGTGCTGACTCGCTGGTGGATGCCTGATGACTCGACCGTGGTCGATGGCGACCATCCGTCCGACGTCGCGGCCGAGGAAACCGACAATCCGGAGCTTGGGGTCACCTTTGCCGCCACCGGCGTCGAGGGACTCCCTCGCGAGGTGTGCATTGCCGTGGGGGAGGAAAAAATCTCGGTTTTCGCGGCTCTCGAGCAAGTGCAAGCAGTCGAACCGGCCTGGTATTTCACTTATCAAGGCAGCGGGAAGATGACGATGGTTACCGAGATTGCCGGTTTTTCCAACGAAGGAAACACTGGCAGCAACTGGACTTACGAGATTAACGGCGAAATGGCCCCCCGCAGCGTCGGAGAAATGCAAGTCGGGCGCGGCGACCGCGTCTTGTGGAACTTTGGGACATACGAATAA